In Cryptococcus gattii WM276 chromosome B, complete sequence, the DNA window GACTTATTGCTTTGTCCATGCATCTCTACTTGATCACTGATAGTACGCGCGTGGAATGCCTACATCATAAAATGAATTCCCCAGAAACGACATGACAAATTATACACAGGCTTCCGGACCACCTCACCATCCGGGATGAAAAACGCAAAATCGAAAATTGATTCTTCAAGTTGTTCTCCCTTGCGGAGCGAGTTGCTTCCGGTATCCTCGTCGCTATCCCTTCTACCACCAAACGTCCATCGGCATACTGCCGCCCTGTCCTTGTTGATCTTCAGTCCGGAGGGATGGATCAACTAACCTATTGTCAACGTCCTGAGGTATGAAAAATTGTTCCAGTCCCACATAGGGTGCTGTATCGGTAGGGGCAGCTGATCCACCTAGGGACTGACCGTCCAAAAACCTTAGATATATGTTAGTCGCAATGCACATGTGAGGGAAGGACAGGTGAAGCTCACAAAGGTAATTGATCGTTTTCTCCAAGTGGAATTCCTGCCTTCTCCATTGTCTCATGCGCGAACAAGGAATCGAATTCGAATAATTCAACCGATGACGGGGAGTCACCAATAATCTGGTTGGCCGCATTCAGCAGCATTGAAGAATTAGGAGCAGCGGAGTTTACGTTAGTTCCTGGAGCAACTGAGGTAGCAGGGCTGGTTGCGAGGTAGAAAGAGGGATTGACCAGCTGTGAAGGGGAGAATGTAGTGATTCCAGAAGGGCCTGGAGCGTCGCCCGATTTGCCGGAATGTCCTCCAGGTAAAGGTACAGTGAGTCTGTTGGGGGAAGAGATTACACTTGGAGCTGGTATTACCTTTTGTCGACGAGCTTTTCGAAGGATAAGTCGAAGAGAGCGGGCATATCGGCCAGCGGGAACTAAAAAGGCGTCATTTCAGACGCATATGACACAATGACCGATTAACTGACTGTCTGATAATACGGAAGCCAGTTCTTCAATATCTTTTGCTGTTTTCTTCAGGTTTAATTCGTAGGGAAACAATCTAGCAATACGGATCAAAAAAGAAGCTGCAAAGGCAGCGCAAACGTCTATTGATCACGTTAGTCCAGTTCAACTTACCCATAGCTTTGTGACTCACGAGTGTAATGTACTGCGTAGCGCAAACCGTTGCGATACTAAGTAAAGTCAGACATAAATTATCGCTCTCAAGAATCTGTGCACGTACGTTTTCGCTATGTAAACAAATATCCAGACATTTTTGAGCATTTCTCATGGCACGAATGGCCAAAGTTCGCTTTTCTTCGGGCATGCCAACAACATCAGACGGTTCCTTGATTCCTCGGAGCAGTTGGGAATTAACGAAAAGTCTGCGCTCCTTTTTTTAGCGTCCAAGAAAAAGCCTCATGAAAGTTAAAACCTACTCGGCATATTGACGCTGAATTACGAGAGAGTCCCGGAAAAAGTCTCCCTTGCACTTTCCAAAACGATCGGCTACGCGCAATAAATGGTCAGTGTCAAAGTACAGCGACGATGCTTGCTACGCACTCAGGATTCTATCCCAATACCTCTCCCATGCGTCAAAATCTTGATTTGCTTGTTTTAACCTTCGCAAGGTACTCTCGGCAATGGGAAGGTCTGGCGCTGCAGTGAGCTCAATATGTAAGGGGGCTGCGAAGGTCATCAGCGATATCAAACACAAGCAGGACGCGTTGCACTTACAGCGCAATGCAGTCAACTCGACTGTCGAAACAAGTCTGGCATCAGAGGGGATGGATAGTGGATGATCGAGAAGACGTCTGCATTGGTGGATAGCTTCGTCTTCCCTTATGATTGCAGGTCGGCCTGTACCGTACGCCATCCTAAAAACTCGTCAGTGAACAGTAACGATGTCGCAAGGGCGAAAGATTAGTCATACTGATGTTCCATCAAATATAACTGAATCTTGGATCAGCGCACGTATCATGGCTACAAAGAAACGACACCCACCCCAAACCAAACTCTGGAGTGTACCACTAATGTCCTCTCCTGCTCCAGCTCCTCCTTCGATTTTCCTTGCCCCATGCCAGATCTTAAAAGGTGGATAAAAGATCTATTGATCCCCATGTCAACTGCCATTCTTACGGCATGACCTCCAGGTAACCATCCATTATCTTGAAAAGCAGAAAGAAGGACCATGCTCTGGACGGCTTCGACACGGTGCACAGGATGGAAAAGAGTGCCTTTTGCTATATGAGGAGTGCATCAGCGCTAGAAATTCTCTGTTTTTGCATGTTAAATACGTACCTATGCGCTCAGCATGAGCGAGACAAGCCTTTTGAATTTCACTGTGTGGGCCTAGAAAAAGGGTCAGCACAAGAGAAGTGAGAGGATCATAAGCATGGCGTACCACCACCGTCCCTAACTCTGGCTCCCACCCAGACGATTGCAGTTATGGAGAATGGGGAGCGAATACGGAGACTATCAGGCCCTCTTTAGTCTGCATTTCTTCAATCCGTGTGGATAAACACTTACGATTCCCAGGTATCGACAGCGGGGTCGTAACACGGGATAAAATTGGACGACCCGGTGTAGAAACTAAAAAATGGTTTAGTTAAAGGTCCTCGACAAAGGTACCAAGAAAGCCTACATTTGCATCAACTCTTTgccctcttcttcactgACATAGCCAGCAGTAACTACATCCGGATAGGCATGTTGATGTAACCTTCTTGGAATGGGCCATAAGCCTGGAACGATGGCCCTCGGAGGAAGATTTTGAGTCTCTATTACTGTTGGGCCTAGAGGAGGCGGTGACTCTGGAGGCGGGGACGCAAATCTTGTTTTCTTGGATAATCCTTCCTTATCATCTGATGACTGGTCCCTTTCCATATCCGCCGCTCCTCGCTTTCCAGATCCAGGATCACCGGGTGTCGGCGCCTTGCCTGTCGATTGAGCAGCCTGCTCTTCCCTTGCACGCTCGACAGCAGCCTCAACCAGTCCCGCCATGTTGGACATCTCTCCCAATGGATTAATGATTTCCTCAGGACCAAAGATGTCAGGTGGACCCATGGAGCCAGCgcgagaaggagggagagacATGTGGCGTGTGGGGTGTTTGGGACCGTCATTTCGGTGTGGAGCAGATGCCCGCCACCTGGGATTATTGGAAGGGATCGCAGAAACATCGTGTTGCCATGATGCCTCTTCAAATGCGTCAGGGAAGTGCGGTGGAGCTGAGGTATCCGAATTTTGAGCTGTATGAGTCAGCCCAATAGGCTGAACGCGAGTATTGGAAGTGTATGGGCGAAAAGGGTCAGTTGAATGTTGACTGTGAATAAATCCTGAAGAAGTGGGTGGACCCATGTAATTAGTTGCCGGGGTACCCACTGGTGGATGACGGAAATGTGCGGCTGGATCGACGGTGCCGGAGGGCACTGAAGGAGAAACAGAGGAGTTCAGAACCAAGCCGGATACCGTTCCAGGGATATGTATACCACCCATAGGGGGAGCATGATCAGGAGTGGTGGTGGCCACACCCGCAGGCGTATGGCCCGAAGCGTTCGATGCACCAGAAGAAATACCGGCGCGCAGAGTGGTGACCAAGTCGGAAAGTGTACTTTGAATTGAAGACACCTGGCTCTCCAGTGATCGTATGCGACTAGCAGCGACGATCAGT includes these proteins:
- a CDS encoding Hypothetical protein (Similar to SGTC gene model, INSD accession EAL22424.1; CNBB3030), with the protein product MKPDTDNDGEYSHDELDLDTRKDSVRNGKGKDDGKEGKEKRSTINRVNRACNNCRRMKMRCVGADEPPCKRCRNSGLECIMEKPGKSTSGGDSGVGEDRIRSLESQVSSIQSTLSDLVTTLRAGISSGASNASGHTPAGVATTTPDHAPPMGGIHIPGTVSGLVLNSSVSPSVPSGTVDPAAHFRHPPVGTPATNYMGPPTSSGFIHSQHSTDPFRPYTSNTRVQPIGLTHTAQNSDTSAPPHFPDAFEEASWQHDVSAIPSNNPRWRASAPHRNDGPKHPTRHMSLPPSRAGSMGPPDIFGPEEIINPLGEMSNMAGLVEAAVERAREEQAAQSTGKAPTPGDPGSGKRGAADMERDQSSDDKEGLSKKTRFASPPPESPPPLGPTVIETQNLPPRAIVPGLWPIPRRLHQHAYPDVVTAGYVSEEEGKELMQIFYTGSSNFIPCYDPAVDTWESLRIRSPFSITAIVWVGARVRDGGGPHSEIQKACLAHAERIAKGTLFHPVHRVEAVQSMVLLSAFQDNGWLPGGHAVRMAVDMGINRSFIHLLRSGMGQGKSKEELEQERTLVVHSRVWFGLYLMEHQMAYGTGRPAIIREDEAIHQCRRLLDHPLSIPSDARLVSTVELTALRSPLHIELTAAPDLPIAESTLRRLKQANQDFDAWERYWDRILTDRFGKCKGDFFRDSLVIQRQYAELFVNSQLLRGIKEPSDVVGMPEEKRTLAIRAMRNAQKCLDICLHSENYRNGLRYAVHYTHVCAAFAASFLIRIARLFPYELNLKKTAKDIEELASVLSDIPAGRYARSLRLILRKARRQKVIPAPSVISSPNRLTVPLPGGHSGKSGDAPGPSGITTFSPSQLVNPSFYLATSPATSVAPGTNVNSAAPNSSMLLNAANQIIGDSPSSVELFEFDSLFAHETMEKAGIPLGENDQLPLFLDGQSLGGSAAPTDTAPYVGLEQFFIPQDVDNRLVDPSLRTEDQQGQGGSMPMDVWW